The Pirellulales bacterium genome contains a region encoding:
- a CDS encoding GNAT family N-acetyltransferase: MSNLQVRPVSSWLDRRRFMRFPWSLYRNDPHWVPPLRSSQAPLLGYRAHPFLTSGQIQTFLAWRDREIVGQIAAIINHGHDREYNERRGFFGFFESINDRQVSHALFDAAREWLEERGAYGLRGPVNPSMNYVSGMLVNGFDSPPTFSLPYNPAYYPELLADYGFRKAHDMLAFLGHKDELPEFQHNLDPLTDQVEERWQPVIRPMDTSRNSRDIDLFLEVFNRSLEGMWGFVPLERTELQHLVGSLRHLIEPQFALIAEVEGKVAGAVIGVPDYNPRIREIDGRLFPFGFLKLLSRRGLSRFCVLSLTVAPEYQRWGLSLVLLRALLPKSLELGFSEAEFSWISETNTLAIGGMRKAGLRHSKTFRMFDFGEAAVQERVPRDRPISLPDVVPGPIAAPVRAN, translated from the coding sequence ATGTCGAACCTGCAAGTGCGGCCTGTTTCGTCGTGGCTCGATCGGCGCCGCTTCATGCGTTTTCCCTGGTCGTTGTATCGTAACGATCCGCACTGGGTGCCACCGTTGCGATCGTCCCAGGCGCCGCTATTGGGATATCGTGCTCACCCGTTTTTGACCTCCGGCCAGATCCAGACCTTTCTGGCGTGGCGTGACCGGGAAATCGTCGGCCAAATCGCGGCGATCATCAATCACGGACACGATCGAGAATACAACGAGCGGCGTGGCTTCTTCGGCTTTTTCGAGTCGATCAATGATCGCCAAGTGTCGCACGCCTTGTTCGATGCGGCACGCGAGTGGCTCGAAGAGCGCGGCGCCTACGGGCTGCGCGGGCCGGTCAATCCATCGATGAATTACGTCAGCGGTATGCTGGTCAATGGATTCGATAGCCCGCCGACGTTCTCGCTGCCTTATAACCCGGCGTACTATCCCGAGTTGCTTGCCGATTATGGCTTTCGCAAAGCACACGACATGCTGGCCTTTCTGGGCCACAAGGATGAGTTGCCCGAGTTCCAGCACAATCTCGATCCTTTGACGGACCAGGTCGAAGAGCGCTGGCAGCCCGTGATTCGGCCGATGGACACCTCGCGGAATAGCCGCGATATCGATCTATTCCTCGAAGTGTTCAATCGTTCGCTGGAAGGAATGTGGGGGTTCGTGCCACTGGAGCGAACCGAGTTGCAACATCTCGTCGGGTCGTTGCGGCACTTGATCGAACCGCAGTTCGCCCTGATTGCCGAGGTCGAGGGCAAAGTTGCCGGTGCCGTCATCGGCGTGCCGGATTACAACCCACGCATTCGCGAGATTGATGGCCGGTTGTTTCCGTTCGGTTTTCTCAAGCTCTTGTCGCGGCGCGGTCTAAGTCGATTTTGCGTGCTATCGCTGACCGTGGCGCCTGAGTATCAGCGTTGGGGATTAAGCCTGGTATTGCTGCGGGCCTTGTTGCCAAAATCCTTGGAACTTGGCTTCAGCGAAGCGGAATTCTCCTGGATTTCAGAAACCAACACGCTGGCCATTGGCGGCATGCGCAAAGCCGGGCTGCGGCATAGTAAAACCTTCCGCATGTTCGACTTCGGCGAGGCCGCGGTCCAGGAACGCGTGCCGCGAGACCGGCCGATCTCCCTGCCCGACGTTGTTCCCGGGCCTATCGCCGCGCCAGTGCGAGCGAATTGA
- a CDS encoding Ig-like domain-containing protein, with amino-acid sequence MLLDWLFNTDHSRSLPVDRRAEPAVGRAAAIDRRASRLSRRLSFEPLEERIALTIVAGGDGSQNNSAPTDDPGYENIGIRGSGTAVYLGNGWMLTATHVGAGATYIDNAWYNMVPNSAIQLANPTGAGYTALTDLTLYQIDGRPDLPSISIGTIAPSIGWSVTMIGNGRDRQANEVYWNSSWQQTSSPSTYAGYLWNTGSQDIRWGTNIISAVGMMEGVDVNSETAFATQFTANVANEGTGSWGDSGGGVFHKDASGNWQLVGLMFSISTLPGEPIGASAFGDITYMADLSVYRNVILSAMGANHAPSGTSHTVTLSQGAPYTFGVADFGFSDAGDNPANSFQAVKITTLPAIGNLTDNGVAVTAGQYVSVTDITAGKLQYSVTTIPGGAASTSFTFQVQDNGGTAGGRVDTDPSPKTMTIDLSHVDLTPPTVAAVTPLGASTGVSVNSPVTVTFSEAVTAGSVTSSTLQLRDSNNNLVAATVTYNASTKTATLTPTAPLANGTFYMLTVVGGAGGVTDLAGNALATNIFSSFTTVAAAPPDTTPPTVTAVTPLGASTGVSTSAVVTVTFSEPLNPASVTSSTLQLRDPNNNLVAATVSYNAANNTATLTPTSPLAGSTLYMLTIVGGSSGVKDLAGNALATNTFSSFTTLVMPPPDTTPPTVIAVSPVGASTGVSVNSVVTVTFSEALIAARVTGSTLQLRDSNNNLVAASVTYNATTNTATLTPTSPLANGTTYMLTVVGGDAGLKDLAGNALGTNVFSSFTTVAIAQADTTPPTVVSVTPRGASTGVPVNSVVTVQFSEDLIAARVTSGTVQLRDANNNLVAASVTYNPLTDTATLTPTSSLANGMTYMLTVVGGDVGLKDLAGNALATNVFSSFTTVASTQVDTTPPTVVSVTPLGASTGVAINSMVTVTFSEPLNTASVTSSTLQLRDSNNNLVATAISYDSSAKSATLVPTSPLANGMTYMLTIVGGSGGIKDLAGNALATNIFSSFTTVALPPTDTTPPTVISVTPAGASTGVATSANVTATFSEALTAASVSGSTFQLRDVNSNLIAATVSYNASTKTATLTPTSPLANSMTYMLAIVGGASGVKDLAGNALATTVFSSFTTVVLPPADTTPPTVTVVTPLGASTGVAVNALATVTFSEPVNAGSISSSTIQLRDSNNNLVAATVSYNASTKTAVLDPTGSLANGMTYMITVVGGASGVKDVAGNALAANVFSSFTTVAASLPPATSSLWPSTTTPATIDSGDGQSVELGVKFTASTSGYITGIEFYKSAANGGTHTGSLWSSSGQQLATATFTSETGSGWQQVLFSTPVAVSAGVTYVASYHTNVGHYSVSSNYFSSGYSNGPLSVAANGGVYSYGAGGFPSSSYQGSNYWVDPLFSSIAPADTTAPTVVSVSPAGAATGVSTTASVSVTFSEALSVASVTSSTVLLRDSSNNLIGATVSYNASTKTATLTPTSALANGMTYMVTVVGGASGVKDLAGNAVAANVFSSFTTVAASAPSTTSSLWSSSDTPAAVDGGDGQSVEVGVKFTTSTDGYITGIRFYKSAGNGGTHTGSLWSSTGQLLATATFTSETGSGWQQVLFSTPVAVSAGVTYVASYHATLGHYSISRGYFSSGYSNGSLSVAANGGVYSYGSGGFPTNSYLGSNYWVDVVFSGSAPTDTTPPTVVGVTPAGASTNVATSASITATFSEPLNVASVTSNTFQLRDSNSNLIAATVSYNAANKTVSLTPTSALANGMTYMLTIVGGASGAKDLAGNSLASNVFSSFTTITANASPANLFTSTITPATADSGDTQAVSVGVTFSATQNGYITGIRFYKSTANTGTHIANLWTSTGQLLGTATFTSETGSGWQDVQFATPIAIAAGTSYVASYTTTAGHYSVSRSYFTAALTSGLLQTPANAGVYVYGAGFPTNSYQGSNYWVDVDFLAS; translated from the coding sequence ATGCTCCTTGATTGGCTCTTCAACACCGATCATTCGCGTTCCCTGCCTGTCGATCGGCGCGCTGAGCCCGCCGTCGGGCGTGCTGCTGCTATCGATCGACGCGCAAGCCGACTATCGCGCAGGCTGAGTTTCGAGCCGCTGGAAGAACGCATCGCGCTGACGATCGTGGCAGGCGGCGACGGCTCCCAAAATAACTCAGCGCCTACTGACGACCCCGGCTACGAGAACATCGGCATTCGCGGTAGCGGCACGGCCGTGTACTTGGGCAACGGATGGATGCTGACGGCCACCCACGTCGGGGCTGGCGCCACGTACATCGACAATGCCTGGTACAACATGGTGCCGAACTCGGCGATTCAGCTCGCCAACCCTACCGGCGCCGGTTACACGGCACTGACGGATCTCACGCTCTACCAGATCGACGGCCGGCCCGATCTCCCCTCGATCTCGATCGGCACCATTGCTCCGTCGATCGGTTGGAGCGTGACCATGATCGGCAACGGTCGTGATCGCCAGGCAAACGAAGTTTATTGGAATTCGAGTTGGCAGCAGACCAGTTCGCCGTCCACATACGCCGGCTACCTGTGGAATACCGGGTCGCAGGATATACGCTGGGGAACGAACATCATCAGCGCCGTAGGGATGATGGAAGGGGTGGATGTCAATTCTGAGACCGCCTTCGCCACGCAGTTCACCGCGAACGTCGCCAATGAAGGGACCGGGTCGTGGGGGGATTCCGGCGGTGGCGTGTTCCACAAAGACGCTAGCGGTAATTGGCAATTAGTTGGGCTGATGTTCTCAATCAGCACCCTGCCGGGCGAGCCGATCGGCGCCTCGGCTTTCGGTGATATTACTTACATGGCCGATCTATCGGTCTATCGCAATGTGATACTGTCCGCGATGGGGGCCAATCACGCTCCCTCGGGCACCTCGCACACGGTCACTTTATCGCAAGGCGCACCGTACACGTTCGGCGTCGCGGACTTTGGGTTCAGCGATGCCGGTGACAATCCGGCGAACAGCTTTCAAGCGGTCAAGATCACAACGCTGCCGGCCATCGGCAATCTGACGGACAATGGCGTGGCAGTAACCGCTGGGCAATACGTATCGGTCACCGATATTACAGCCGGCAAGCTGCAGTACTCGGTAACGACAATTCCCGGTGGCGCGGCGTCGACGAGCTTCACGTTCCAGGTCCAGGACAATGGTGGGACGGCCGGCGGCCGGGTGGATACCGATCCTTCGCCCAAGACAATGACGATCGACCTGTCGCACGTCGATCTGACGCCGCCGACGGTCGCCGCTGTGACTCCGCTGGGCGCCTCGACCGGCGTATCGGTCAATTCGCCCGTGACGGTCACGTTCAGCGAAGCCGTGACCGCGGGCAGCGTCACGAGCAGCACTCTGCAGTTGCGCGACTCGAATAACAATCTCGTAGCGGCCACGGTTACCTACAACGCCTCGACCAAGACGGCGACGTTGACGCCCACGGCTCCGTTGGCCAATGGCACGTTCTATATGCTGACGGTCGTCGGCGGTGCGGGGGGCGTCACGGACCTGGCCGGCAACGCGTTGGCGACGAACATTTTCTCGTCATTCACCACGGTCGCTGCGGCTCCGCCCGACACGACCCCGCCGACCGTCACCGCGGTTACGCCGCTCGGAGCGTCGACGGGGGTTTCCACGTCCGCGGTTGTCACGGTTACGTTCAGCGAACCCTTGAACCCTGCCAGTGTTACCAGTAGCACGCTGCAATTGCGTGATCCGAACAACAATCTGGTCGCGGCCACAGTTAGCTACAACGCCGCGAATAATACCGCAACGCTGACCCCCACCAGTCCGTTAGCAGGCAGCACGCTGTATATGCTGACTATCGTCGGTGGCTCAAGCGGCGTGAAGGACTTGGCAGGGAACGCGCTGGCAACGAATACCTTCTCGTCATTCACCACGCTTGTCATGCCTCCGCCTGACACCACCCCGCCGACGGTGATCGCCGTCAGCCCGGTGGGAGCTTCGACCGGCGTGTCGGTCAACTCAGTCGTGACGGTGACTTTCAGCGAGGCCTTGATTGCCGCGAGGGTGACAGGCAGCACCTTACAGCTGCGCGACTCGAACAATAATTTGGTCGCAGCCTCGGTGACCTACAACGCGACGACAAATACCGCGACGCTAACCCCCACGAGTCCGCTGGCCAACGGCACGACGTACATGCTGACCGTGGTCGGCGGTGACGCCGGACTGAAGGATTTGGCCGGTAACGCGCTTGGGACCAACGTGTTCTCGTCGTTTACGACCGTGGCCATCGCGCAGGCCGACACGACGCCGCCGACGGTGGTCTCGGTCACGCCGCGGGGAGCTTCGACCGGCGTCCCGGTTAACTCAGTCGTCACGGTTCAATTCAGTGAAGACTTGATTGCCGCGCGAGTGACTAGCGGCACGGTGCAGCTGCGCGACGCAAATAACAATCTCGTCGCGGCCTCGGTGACTTACAACCCACTGACAGATACCGCGACGCTGACTCCGACGAGTTCGCTGGCCAATGGCATGACCTACATGCTGACGGTCGTCGGCGGTGACGTCGGGTTGAAAGACTTGGCCGGCAACGCTCTGGCGACCAACGTGTTCTCGTCATTTACGACGGTCGCGTCGACACAGGTCGACACGACGCCGCCGACCGTAGTCTCGGTCACGCCATTGGGCGCTTCGACCGGAGTGGCCATCAACTCCATGGTGACGGTCACGTTCAGCGAGCCGTTGAATACGGCCAGCGTTACCAGTAGCACCTTGCAGTTACGAGATTCCAACAACAATCTCGTAGCCACCGCGATTAGCTACGATTCGTCGGCAAAAAGCGCGACGCTCGTGCCGACGAGTCCCTTGGCCAACGGCATGACGTACATGCTGACGATCGTCGGCGGCAGCGGTGGCATCAAAGATCTCGCTGGCAATGCGCTGGCGACCAACATCTTCTCGTCGTTTACGACCGTGGCGTTACCGCCTACCGATACGACGCCGCCCACGGTAATCAGCGTCACTCCGGCCGGAGCGTCGACAGGAGTCGCGACCAGCGCCAATGTCACCGCGACATTCAGTGAAGCCTTGACGGCGGCAAGTGTTTCGGGAAGCACCTTCCAACTGCGGGACGTGAATAGCAACCTGATAGCCGCAACGGTTAGCTACAACGCGTCGACAAAGACAGCAACGCTCACCCCAACCAGTCCGCTTGCCAACAGCATGACGTACATGCTGGCGATTGTCGGTGGCGCGAGCGGTGTTAAGGACTTGGCCGGCAACGCTCTGGCAACCACCGTCTTCTCATCGTTCACGACCGTGGTGCTGCCGCCGGCCGATACGACGCCCCCCACGGTTACAGTAGTTACACCGCTCGGGGCGTCCACGGGCGTGGCTGTCAATGCACTGGCCACTGTGACATTTAGCGAACCAGTGAACGCGGGCAGTATCAGCAGCAGCACGATCCAGTTGCGTGATTCGAACAACAACCTGGTCGCCGCCACGGTCAGCTACAATGCCTCGACGAAGACAGCAGTCCTTGACCCGACCGGCTCGCTGGCCAACGGCATGACCTACATGATTACGGTCGTCGGTGGCGCCAGCGGTGTGAAAGACGTGGCCGGCAATGCCCTGGCTGCGAATGTCTTCTCGTCCTTCACGACCGTGGCCGCATCGCTTCCCCCGGCAACGTCCAGCTTGTGGCCGTCGACCACGACTCCTGCGACGATCGATAGCGGCGACGGTCAATCGGTCGAACTGGGAGTAAAGTTCACCGCCAGTACCAGCGGCTACATCACGGGAATTGAATTCTACAAGAGCGCTGCGAATGGAGGCACGCACACCGGCAGCTTGTGGAGCAGCAGCGGCCAGCAATTGGCGACCGCGACCTTCACGAGCGAAACGGGGAGTGGCTGGCAACAAGTCTTGTTCTCGACGCCAGTGGCGGTTTCGGCCGGCGTCACGTATGTGGCCAGTTACCACACCAATGTCGGCCACTACTCGGTTTCGTCTAACTACTTCAGTTCCGGCTATTCCAATGGCCCGTTGAGCGTGGCAGCCAATGGCGGCGTCTACTCGTACGGCGCGGGCGGTTTCCCCAGCAGCTCGTATCAGGGCAGCAACTATTGGGTTGATCCGCTGTTCAGTTCGATTGCGCCTGCCGATACGACGGCGCCGACGGTGGTCAGCGTTAGCCCGGCCGGCGCCGCGACGGGGGTCTCGACCACGGCGAGTGTTTCGGTCACGTTCAGCGAGGCCTTGAGCGTCGCGAGCGTCACGAGCAGCACGGTATTGTTGCGAGACTCGAGCAACAATCTGATCGGCGCCACGGTCAGCTACAACGCTTCGACGAAGACGGCCACACTGACGCCCACCAGCGCGCTCGCCAATGGCATGACCTATATGGTGACCGTCGTCGGCGGCGCCAGCGGCGTGAAAGATCTCGCCGGCAATGCGGTGGCCGCGAACGTCTTTTCATCCTTCACGACCGTCGCGGCCTCGGCTCCCTCGACGACGTCCAGTTTGTGGTCGTCGAGCGACACGCCTGCCGCGGTCGATGGCGGGGACGGACAATCGGTCGAAGTCGGTGTGAAATTCACCACAAGCACGGACGGCTACATCACGGGCATCCGCTTCTATAAGAGCGCAGGTAACGGCGGAACTCATACCGGTAGCCTGTGGAGCAGCACCGGACAATTGTTGGCGACGGCGACGTTCACCAGCGAAACGGGGAGCGGTTGGCAGCAGGTCTTGTTCTCGACGCCGGTGGCTGTCTCGGCTGGCGTCACTTATGTGGCCAGCTACCACGCCACCCTAGGTCACTACTCGATTTCGCGCGGTTATTTCAGCTCTGGCTATTCCAACGGTTCGCTCAGTGTCGCGGCGAACGGCGGCGTCTACTCTTACGGCTCGGGAGGCTTCCCCACGAATTCGTACTTGGGGAGCAACTACTGGGTCGACGTCGTGTTCAGCGGAAGTGCGCCAACGGACACGACGCCGCCGACGGTCGTCGGCGTGACGCCGGCCGGCGCATCGACGAATGTCGCCACCAGCGCTAGCATCACCGCGACGTTCAGCGAACCCTTGAACGTAGCCAGCGTTACAAGCAATACGTTCCAGTTGCGCGATTCGAATAGCAATCTGATCGCGGCCACGGTCAGCTACAACGCCGCCAACAAAACAGTCTCGCTAACGCCCACTAGTGCGCTGGCCAACGGCATGACCTACATGCTGACCATCGTTGGTGGTGCAAGCGGCGCAAAAGATCTGGCTGGCAATTCGCTGGCGTCCAATGTTTTCTCGTCGTTCACGACGATCACGGCGAACGCTAGCCCGGCCAATCTATTCACGTCGACGATCACGCCCGCGACGGCCGACAGCGGCGATACCCAGGCGGTTTCGGTCGGCGTGACGTTTTCGGCCACGCAGAATGGGTACATCACAGGGATTCGTTTCTATAAGAGCACCGCGAACACGGGGACGCACATCGCCAACTTGTGGACAAGCACGGGGCAACTGCTCGGCACGGCCACCTTCACCAGCGAAACGGGAAGCGGCTGGCAGGACGTGCAGTTTGCGACGCCGATTGCAATCGCGGCAGGCACAAGTTACGTCGCCAGCTACACGACGACCGCGGGGCACTATTCCGTTAGCCGGTCGTACTTCACAGCCGCTTTGACAAGTGGTCTGCTGCAGACTCCGGCGAACGCTGGCGTCTACGTGTACGGCGCCGGCTTCCCCACGAATTCGTACCAGGGAAGCAATTACTGGGTGGATGTCGATTTCCTGGCCAGCTAG
- a CDS encoding ParB/RepB/Spo0J family partition protein, giving the protein MARKLVERRLDEIVSDMGLRGEVNDESLIPMARSIQECGLQNPATVHPDGHVITGHRRLKAMRLLKAQSMLVIEDDGELSEATVIQREVVENRMREGLPPSREAAGIRRYLELTGLSQKEAAGKFGMSGTALIHTIAIAALPPAMQEAIDSGAIPKSAAYSLARIPDPGEQEAQAKRIMEGTLTRDGLIGALKNRGGGSPNRPGRKLARGVAVLGDGRSVTVSGADLTLETFIETIEAVLGKARRVRARGIELRRFLKTLRTESRAAVATS; this is encoded by the coding sequence ATGGCAAGAAAACTGGTTGAGCGGCGGCTTGATGAAATAGTCTCCGACATGGGCCTGCGAGGGGAAGTCAACGACGAATCGTTGATCCCGATGGCGCGATCCATTCAAGAGTGCGGCCTGCAAAATCCGGCGACGGTTCACCCTGATGGCCACGTCATCACAGGCCACAGGCGGTTGAAAGCAATGCGGCTGCTGAAAGCGCAGTCGATGCTTGTGATTGAGGACGACGGCGAACTGAGTGAAGCGACCGTCATCCAGCGGGAAGTGGTCGAAAACCGAATGCGCGAGGGTCTCCCGCCGAGCCGGGAGGCTGCCGGTATCCGCCGTTATCTGGAGCTAACTGGCCTGTCACAAAAGGAAGCCGCTGGCAAGTTTGGCATGTCGGGCACTGCGTTGATTCACACGATCGCCATTGCCGCGCTCCCGCCGGCGATGCAAGAAGCGATTGACTCGGGAGCGATTCCTAAAAGTGCAGCTTATTCGCTTGCTCGTATTCCAGACCCAGGTGAGCAAGAGGCGCAAGCCAAGCGGATTATGGAGGGCACGCTCACTCGCGACGGACTCATCGGCGCTCTAAAGAATCGGGGCGGAGGTTCCCCGAATCGACCTGGGCGGAAACTCGCTCGCGGTGTTGCGGTGCTGGGGGACGGCCGGTCGGTAACGGTGAGTGGTGCGGATCTTACTCTTGAGACATTTATCGAGACGATCGAGGCAGTGCTTGGGAAGGCACGGCGCGTTCGTGCTCGCGGGATCGAACTGCGGAGGTTCCTGAAGACGCTGCGAACGGAGTCGAGGGCAGCCGTTGCCACGAGCTAG